The genomic window GAGTTATCATTTGAGACAAATCAATATCCTTAGCTGACGCTAATCTAGATGCTTCTACAAGCATTTTAGGGACCGAACTGAAACTACCTGAAATTGAAATTTGATTGTAATGTAACCAGTTAGGGTCTATCGCAAATGGAATATTTCTTTTTGACATACCTGCAAAGATCATAATTTTAGAATTTTTACTTGATATCCTAATTGCAAAATCCAATGCAGCAGGGTCACTAGTAGCTATAATAATAACATTAGCGCCAACACCTTTTGTGGATTTCCAAATCTTATCCTCTAATGATCTAATTCCGTCGATATTATTATCCTTCGGAAAAGAAACTACTAAATCTGCTCCCAGTGATTTTGCTTTTTGCAATCTTGAGGATATTTTGCCAATGATAGTCACGAATTTGATATCAAGAATGTTTTTGGCAATTTGTAGGTTAATTAATCCCAAAGGGCCGTCTCCAAATATTACAACTGTATTTATTACTTTTCCAGATGTGGTAATAAAGTTATTAAAAGCATTCAAACAACATGCAAGTGGCTCAAGCAAAGATGCTTCTTCATTACTTAAACTATCAGAAATAGGAACAAGTCCGCCAATCGCTATAGTACTTTGTGGTATTTTAATATATTCTGCAAATCCACCATTTACAGTAGAACCTATCTCTTTTAGATCATC from Candidatus Nitrosocosmicus arcticus includes these protein-coding regions:
- a CDS encoding alcohol dehydrogenase catalytic domain-containing protein, with product MRAAIFYKPETIDIKEIKLPQNEENEQTILLKVNSCAVCGYDARVFRNGHRKVKPPIILGHEICGEVIQNNTSFSAGFIKIGSRVVVSPLVPCLRCWYCNIKQYNMCDDLKEIGSTVNGGFAEYIKIPQSTIAIGGLVPISDSLSNEEASLLEPLACCLNAFNNFITTSGKVINTVVIFGDGPLGLINLQIAKNILDIKFVTIIGKISSRLQKAKSLGADLVVSFPKDNNIDGIRSLEDKIWKSTKGVGANVIIIATSDPAALDFAIRISSKNSKIMIFAGMSKRNIPFAIDPNWLHYNQISISGSFSSVPKMLVEASRLASAKDIDLSQMITQRFSLDDIEKAIISTENYSGLRSVINKF